A genomic stretch from Lathyrus oleraceus cultivar Zhongwan6 chromosome 2, CAAS_Psat_ZW6_1.0, whole genome shotgun sequence includes:
- the LOC127120021 gene encoding uncharacterized protein LOC127120021 → MVKVTSPESPKRQSNGGFFVTISSILTLLTRQAGRLRAKAKASPIKDEEWKIDLKTPKSPMTRPKELLSSISNKAMLQFGMKKKQGEGRDEEVDGWGNGGVWQKEILMGGKCEPLDFSGVIYYDINGKQTREVPLRSPRASPLPGYLTRR, encoded by the coding sequence ATGGTGAAAGTTACTTCGCCGGAGTCTCCCAAGCGCCAATCAAACGGCGGCTTCTTCGTCACCATATCGTCGATTCTGACTCTGCTCACAAGGCAAGCAGGCCGTTTAAGAGCAAAGGCGAAAGCATCTCCGATTAAAGACGAGGAGTGGAAAATCGATCTTAAGACGCCGAAATCGCCGATGACGCGACCGAAGGAACTGCTGAGCAGCATAAGCAACAAAGCTATGTTGCAGTTCGGGATGAAGAAGAAACAGGGAGAAGGAAGGGATGAGGAAGTAGATGGTTGGGGAAACGGCGGCGTTTGGCAGAAGGAGATATTGATGGGAGGAAAGTGTGAGCCGTTAGATTTCTCCGGCGTTATTTACTACGATATTAACGGTAAACAGACGCGCGAAGTTCCGCTCAGGTCTCCACGCGCTAGTCCTTTGCCTGGTTATCTCACTCGCCGTTGA
- the LOC127120024 gene encoding pentatricopeptide repeat-containing protein At2g13600 isoform X1 → MIRKLFCRTCKHDYMRKSSKSASTYQALESLSRKNGLMEKPTEYVLCNSLSSCAKTMNWHFGVQIHAYTIQSGYEDNLFLSTALVDFYAKCFCIVDARKIFRAMKVHDQVSWTSLIVGFSANKLGKEAFFLFKEMLGTRIMPNCFTLTSVVNACVGENGVVDCCPSLHVHVVKRGFDTSNFVISSLVDCYASCGRIDDAVLLFNETSEKDTVIYNTMISGYCRNLYSEDALKLFVEMRGKNMSPTDHTVSSILSACSRLAVLVEGKQVHSLVIKMGFENVFVDSTLINMYSKGGDIDEARRVLDQTSWKNTVLLTSMIMGYAQCGRGLEALGFFDYLLTEQKLIPDHVCFSAVLSACSHAGFIDKGEEYFNKMRTDYGLSPDIDQYTCLIDLYARNGDLRKARDLIEEMPYDPSCIVWSSILSACKIYGDVELGREAANQLIKMEPCNAAPYLTLAHIYARKGLWNEVSEVRSLMQQRVKGKYAWSWV, encoded by the exons ATGATAAGG AAACTCTTCTGCAGAACTTGTAAACATGATTATATGAGAAAGAGTTCTAAAAGTGCAAGTACCTACCAAGCACTAGAGTCATTAAGCAGAAAGAATGGATTAATGGAAAAGCCAACAGAGTATGTTCTTTGTAATTCACTTAGTTCTTGTGCAAAAACCATGAATTGGCATTTTGGCGTACAAATCCACGCATATACGATTCAATCAGGATATGAAGATAATCTGTTCCTTAGTACTGCGCTTGTTGATTTCTATGCAAAATGTTTTTGCATTGTGGATGCAAGGAAGATATTTAGAGCCATGAAAGTGCATGATCAAGTATCATGGACTTCACTTATTGTTGGATTTTCAGCAAATAAATTAGGAAAAGAGGCGTTCTTCTTATTCAAAGAGATGTTAGGAACTCGTATTATGCCTAATTGTTTTACCTTGACTAGTGTCGTTAATGCGTGCGTGGGGGAAAATGGAGTCGTTGATTGTTGTCCAAGTCTTCATGTTCATGTTGTCAAACGAGGATTTGATACTAGCAATTTTGTGATTAGTTCATTAGTTGATTGTTATGCGAGTTGTGGACGGATTGATGATGCTGTGTTGTTATTTAATGAAACTAGTGAGAAGGATACTGTTATATACAATACAATGATCTCTGGATACTGTCGGAATCTGTACAGCGAAGATGCACTGAAACTATTTGTGGAAATGCGGGGGAAAAATATGAGTCCTACTGATCATACTGTATCTTCGATTTTAAGTGCTTGCAGCCGTCTCGCAGTGCTTGTAGAAGGAAAACAAGTGCACTCTCTGGTTATTAAAATGGGTTTTGAGAATGTGTTTGTGGACAGTACTCTGATTAATATGTATTCAAAGGGTGGCGACATTGATGAGGCTCGACGTGTGTTGGATCAGACTTCTTGGAAGAACACTGTGTTGTTGACATCCATGATCATGGGTTATGCTCAATGTGGAAGAGGTTTAGAGGCTTTGGGATTTTTTGATTATTTATTAACCGAGCAGAAGTTAATTCCTGATCATGTCTGCTTTAGTGCTGTCTTATCAGCTTGTAGTCATGCAGGATTTATTGACAAAGGGGAGGAATATTTCAACAAAATGAGAACAGATTATGGGTTGTCTCCTGATATAGATCAATATACTTGCTTGATTGATCTTTATGCTAGAAATGGAGATTTAAGGAAGGCAAGGGATTTAATCGAAGAAATGCCTTATGATCCTAGTTGTATAGTATGGAGTTCCATTTTGAGTGCCTGTAAGATTTATGGAGATGTTGAGCTTGGAAGAGAGGCTGCTAATCAGCTCATTAAGATGGAACCGTGTAATGCAGCTCCATATTTAACTCTAGCACATATCTATGCAAGAAAAGGTTTATGGAACGAAGTCTCTGAAGTTAGAAGCCTTATGCAACAAAGGGTTAAGGGAAAGTATGCATGGAGTTGGGTATAG
- the LOC127120024 gene encoding pentatricopeptide repeat-containing protein At2g13600 isoform X2 has translation MRKSSKSASTYQALESLSRKNGLMEKPTEYVLCNSLSSCAKTMNWHFGVQIHAYTIQSGYEDNLFLSTALVDFYAKCFCIVDARKIFRAMKVHDQVSWTSLIVGFSANKLGKEAFFLFKEMLGTRIMPNCFTLTSVVNACVGENGVVDCCPSLHVHVVKRGFDTSNFVISSLVDCYASCGRIDDAVLLFNETSEKDTVIYNTMISGYCRNLYSEDALKLFVEMRGKNMSPTDHTVSSILSACSRLAVLVEGKQVHSLVIKMGFENVFVDSTLINMYSKGGDIDEARRVLDQTSWKNTVLLTSMIMGYAQCGRGLEALGFFDYLLTEQKLIPDHVCFSAVLSACSHAGFIDKGEEYFNKMRTDYGLSPDIDQYTCLIDLYARNGDLRKARDLIEEMPYDPSCIVWSSILSACKIYGDVELGREAANQLIKMEPCNAAPYLTLAHIYARKGLWNEVSEVRSLMQQRVKGKYAWSWV, from the coding sequence ATGAGAAAGAGTTCTAAAAGTGCAAGTACCTACCAAGCACTAGAGTCATTAAGCAGAAAGAATGGATTAATGGAAAAGCCAACAGAGTATGTTCTTTGTAATTCACTTAGTTCTTGTGCAAAAACCATGAATTGGCATTTTGGCGTACAAATCCACGCATATACGATTCAATCAGGATATGAAGATAATCTGTTCCTTAGTACTGCGCTTGTTGATTTCTATGCAAAATGTTTTTGCATTGTGGATGCAAGGAAGATATTTAGAGCCATGAAAGTGCATGATCAAGTATCATGGACTTCACTTATTGTTGGATTTTCAGCAAATAAATTAGGAAAAGAGGCGTTCTTCTTATTCAAAGAGATGTTAGGAACTCGTATTATGCCTAATTGTTTTACCTTGACTAGTGTCGTTAATGCGTGCGTGGGGGAAAATGGAGTCGTTGATTGTTGTCCAAGTCTTCATGTTCATGTTGTCAAACGAGGATTTGATACTAGCAATTTTGTGATTAGTTCATTAGTTGATTGTTATGCGAGTTGTGGACGGATTGATGATGCTGTGTTGTTATTTAATGAAACTAGTGAGAAGGATACTGTTATATACAATACAATGATCTCTGGATACTGTCGGAATCTGTACAGCGAAGATGCACTGAAACTATTTGTGGAAATGCGGGGGAAAAATATGAGTCCTACTGATCATACTGTATCTTCGATTTTAAGTGCTTGCAGCCGTCTCGCAGTGCTTGTAGAAGGAAAACAAGTGCACTCTCTGGTTATTAAAATGGGTTTTGAGAATGTGTTTGTGGACAGTACTCTGATTAATATGTATTCAAAGGGTGGCGACATTGATGAGGCTCGACGTGTGTTGGATCAGACTTCTTGGAAGAACACTGTGTTGTTGACATCCATGATCATGGGTTATGCTCAATGTGGAAGAGGTTTAGAGGCTTTGGGATTTTTTGATTATTTATTAACCGAGCAGAAGTTAATTCCTGATCATGTCTGCTTTAGTGCTGTCTTATCAGCTTGTAGTCATGCAGGATTTATTGACAAAGGGGAGGAATATTTCAACAAAATGAGAACAGATTATGGGTTGTCTCCTGATATAGATCAATATACTTGCTTGATTGATCTTTATGCTAGAAATGGAGATTTAAGGAAGGCAAGGGATTTAATCGAAGAAATGCCTTATGATCCTAGTTGTATAGTATGGAGTTCCATTTTGAGTGCCTGTAAGATTTATGGAGATGTTGAGCTTGGAAGAGAGGCTGCTAATCAGCTCATTAAGATGGAACCGTGTAATGCAGCTCCATATTTAACTCTAGCACATATCTATGCAAGAAAAGGTTTATGGAACGAAGTCTCTGAAGTTAGAAGCCTTATGCAACAAAGGGTTAAGGGAAAGTATGCATGGAGTTGGGTATAG
- the LOC127123578 gene encoding argininosuccinate synthase, chloroplastic translates to HATLLSLLEAKAKASGASQLVVKDLQEEFVKDYVFPCLRAGAIYERKYLLGTSMTRPVIAKAMVDVAKEVGADAVAHGCTGKGNDQVRFELTFFALNPKLNIVAPWREWDITGREDAIEYAKKHNVPVPLTKKSIYSRDRNLWHLSHEGDILEDTANEPQKDMYMISVDPEDAPDQPEYLEIGIESGLPVSLNGKTLSPATLLTELNEIGGRHGIGCIDMVENRLVGMKSRGVYETPGGTILFAAARELEFLTLDRETIQVKDSLALKYAELVYAGRWFDPLRESMDAFMQKITETTTGSVTLKLYKGSVTVTGRKSPFSLYRQDISSFEDSDVYDQADAAGFIRLYGLPMRVRAMLEQGI, encoded by the exons CATGCAACGTTACTGTCACTTTTAG AAGCCAAAGCCAAAGCCAGCGGGGCTTCTCAATTAGTTGTAAAGGACTTGCAGGAGGAATTTGTTAAAGATTACGTATTTCCTTGCCTGCGTGCTGGTGCCATTTATGAAAGGAAGTATTTGCTTGGGACCTCAATGACCCGTCCTGTAATTGCAAAG GCCATGGTGGATGTTGCCAAAGAAGTTGGAGCTGATGCTGTTGCCCATGGGTGTACAGGGAAAGGAAATGATCAG GTTCGATTTGAGCTCACTTTCTTTGCGCTGAACCCGAAGCTAAACATTGTGGCTCCATGGAGGGAGTGGGATATTACAGGGAGAGAAGATGCCATTGAGTATGCTAAAAAGCACAATGTTCCTGTTCCACTGACAAAGAAATCCATATATAGCAGGGATAGGAACCTATGGCATCTTAGCCACGAG GGTGATATTTTGGAAGACACGGCTAATGAGCCCCAAAAGGATATGTACATGATATCTGTAGACCCAGAGGATGCTCCAGATCAACCTGA GTATTTGGAAATTGGTATAGAGTCGGGACTTCCTGTTTCACTCAATGGGAAGACGCTTTCACCAGCAACTTTACTCACTGAGCTCAATGAGATAGGTGGAAGGCATGGAATTGGCTGTATTGACATGGTTGAGAATCGGCTTGTAGGCATGAAGAGCCGCGGAGTTTATGAAACTCCTGGTGGAACTATCCTTTTCGCTGCCGCACGGGAGTTGGAGTTTTTGACACTTGACCGAGAAACAATACAGGTCAAAGATTCATTAGCCCTTAAGTATGCAGAGTTGGTGTATGCTGGAAGATGGTTTGATCCACTCCGTGAGTCCATGGACGCCTTTATGCAGAAGATTACAGAGACCACAACAGGCTCTGTGACTTTGAAATTGTACAAAGGGTCTGTTACTGTAACAGGTAGGAAGAGTCCCTTCAGCCTTTATAGGCAAGATATCTCATCATTCGAGGACAGCGATGTATATGATCAAGCTGATGCTGCTGGTTTTATCCGACTTTACGGCCTTCCAATGAGAGTCAGAGCAATGCTTGAGCAGGGCATTTAA
- the LOC127120025 gene encoding uncharacterized protein LOC127120025 has product MKLLFSLSMFDVRKKVRKLELYFGRAIDYVLPLQVFNVERFDSLCVLRMKSVTVTEETLEYLLSDCPLLETLSLIDSEVPKTMKVSGSGSSLKLKCLELVRCLELTKVEIFTEKLVSFKYYGPNLETEFKSVSSLMEASFGGSFVEFVRESFMLQIKVLKLDITQNSPEVIYWLSQLPMLNNLKDLELVACGDDSIILGACVILLKASPSLCRFTIKMLNTEPTFRTEHKFPKECQYSIKELELVGFCGAACQVELVMHILENAVELMKITIDTRLPTKPKVRLLGEEQFKTWNCEENRKHALRLKDKIPPSIEFVCL; this is encoded by the exons ATGAAATTATTGTTTTCGTTATCAATGTTTGATGTTCGTAAAAAGGTTCGAAAGCTCGAACTGTATTTCGGTCGTGCAATCGATTATGTTCTTCCGTTGCAAGTATTTAACGTGGAAAGATTTGATTCATTGTGTGTTTTGCGTATGAAATCGGTTACTGTGACCGAAGAGACGCTGGAGTATTTACTGTCTGATTGCCCATTACTTGAAACATTGAGTTTGATTGATTCAGAAGTTCCGAAAACTATGAAGGTTTCAGGTTCAGGTTCATCATTGAAGTTGAAATGTTTAGAGCTGGTAAGATGTTTGGAATTGACAAAAGTTGAAATATTTACTGAGAAATTAGTGTCATTCAAATACTATGGGCCTAATTTGGAGACAGAATTCAAGAGTGTTTCAAGCCTTATGGAAGCATCTTTTGGAGGATCCTTTGTGGAGTTTGTTAGAGAAAGCTTTATGTTGCAAATAAAAGTGCTTAAATTGGATATTACACAAAACTCACCTGAAGTG ATTTATTGGTTAAGTCAACTTCCCATGTTGAATAATCTCAAGGATTTGGAGTTGGTGGCTTGTGGTGATGATAGCATAATACTTGGTGCTTGTGTTATTTTATTGAAAGCATCACCTTCACTATGTAGGTTCACAATCAAG ATGCTAAATACAGAACCTACTTTTAGAACAGAACACAAATTTCCAAAGGAATGTCAATACAGTATTAAGGAGTTGGAATTGGTTGGATTTTGTGGTGCAGCATGTCAAGTTGAATTAGTTATGCACATTCTTGAGAATGCAGTTGAACTCATGAAAATAACTATTGATACAAGGTTACCAACTAAACCAAAAGTGCGGCTACTGGGCGAGGAGCAATTCAAAACTTGGAATTGTGAAGAAAACAGAAAGCATGCTTTGCGACTGAAGGACAAAATACCGCCTTCGATTGAATTTGTTTGTCTTTGA
- the LOC127120026 gene encoding oleosin G — protein sequence MADLNQTPPQPYRPTTTSSSRKLQNNLHAPNSTQLVGILTLLVTGSIFLLLTSLTVSGTVLSLIFFSPLIIVSSPIWVPAGTLFFLLTAGFLSMCGFGICRHLASSWLYRYFRGLHPPGSDRVDYARHQIYDTASHVKDCAKEYGGYLQSKVKDAAPGA from the exons ATGGCTGATCTCAACCAAACCCCACCCCAACCATACAGACCCACCACCACATCgtcatcaagaaagcttcaaaaCAACCTTCACGCACCAAACTCAACCCAGCTCGTTGGCATCTTAACCCTTCTCGTTACCGGCTCCATTTTCCTCCTTCTCACCAGTTTAACCGTATCTGGTACCGTTCTTTCTCTCATCTTCTTCTCTCCCTTGATCATCGTTTCAAGCCCGATATGGGTCCCGGCCGGTACTCTTTTCTTCCTCCTCACCGCTGGATTCTTGTCGATGTGTGGATTTG GGATTTGCCGTCATCTTGCTTCCTCTTGGTTGTACCGTTACTTTAGAGGTCTTCACCCGCCCGGTTCGGACCGGGTTGATTACGCTAGACACCAGATTTATGATACGGCTTCACATGTTAAAGATTGTGCGAAAGAATACGGCGGGTATTTGCAGAGTAAGGTCAAGGATGCAGCACCCGGCGCTTGA